The region TCTCCGGCGTACACATTCTCGTTCAACAGGCTCATCAATGACCTGAACAAGACCGCCATCAAGGACAAAGAGCACCTGATGGAGCTGCTCCAGAATATTCAGACCTGCACCCGTTGCGGAAAATGCAAACAGGTCTGCCCCATGTATTTCCCGGAACAGGGACTTATGTACCATCCGCGTAACAAGAATATCGCGCTTGGCGCATTAATCGAGGCCATCTACTACTCTCAGGTTCAGCTCGGTGCACCGTCCGCGCATCTTATGACCAAACTGCGTAAAATCATGGAGCACTGCACCGCCTGTGGTCGCTGCACTTCTGTCTGCCCGATCAAAATTGATTCTGCCGGGGCCGCACTGCAGATACGGTCTTTCCTCGATTATAAAGGAACCGGCGGGCACCCCATCAAGAATGCTGTTCTCGGCTTCGTTGCCAAGGACCCGCAGAGCAGGCTGCCCAAAACCGCTAAATTCCTGTCCCTGTCCGCAGGACTGCAGGCCAAGGCAATCGGGCTTATTCCCGGACACTGGCGCAGACGCATGGAATCCCCCATGCTGCACAGCAAGACACCGGCCATGGATTTCCGCAATTTAACCGAATCCATAAATTTGAATCAGGGTTCCATGTTCATGCAGAACACTCCGGCACCGGACAGTGTATACTACTTCCCCGGCTGCGGAGCCTCCCTGTTCTCAAAAGATATAGGCATGGCCACGCTGTACCTGCTGCTTAAGTCCGGCGTAAATGTAATAATGCCCGCAAAGCATCTTTGCTGCGGTTATCCACTGTTGTCCAGCGGTTGCATTGAGGCTTACAAAACCAACCGCCACCGCAACATAAGTGACATACAATACCGTATAGCCAAGGCTTCCATCGCAGGGATGCATGTTTCCACCCTGATTACCGCATGTGGAACCTGCCGCGAATCCCTTGAGTCCTATGAATTCAGGGAACTCGGATACGATATAAAACGCAGTGATGCGTTGCAGTATCTGCTTCAGAATCCCGGCGAACTTGATTTCAACGCAGTCTCTGCCACGCAGGAAGTTCTGTACCATGCCTCCTGCCATAACGAATGGACTGACGTGAAGAAAAATAAGGCCCCGGAAATCTACCGTAAAGCTGTCGCTGATCTTCTAGGAGCGGAGGTAACTCTTTCTCCCGGATGCTGCGGCGAATCCGGTCTGGGATCAATCACCAGTCCTGAAATCTACAACAAGCTGCGGGACCGCAAAGGAACCCAGCTTAAAAAAGATCTTCAGGGACACGACAAAAACACACCAATACTGGTAGGCTGCCCGTCCTGCAAAGTGGGTATCAAGCGTAATATGCAGACCCTCAAAAAGCAGAACCGGGTACTCCATACCGTGGAATACCTGGCTGAAGTCATCGGCGGACCCAAATGGCGCAAAGATTTCAAGAAGGAACTCGAACGCGCCACCCGACAGGATGAATTGGTATTGATTTAAAAGAGACATCCTTATATGAAAGCTCTAGGTATAGACTTCGGAACTAAGCGCGTGGGTCTGGCGATTACCGACCCGGATCAAATGTTCGCGTTTCCGTTAAAGGTAATGCAACGAACTACCCGCGACGCTATGTTCTCTGAATTACTTGAGATTATAGATAATGAAAAGGTCGGCGACATTGTCGTCGGCCTTCCTCTTTCTATGGCCGGCGAAGACACCCTGACTACACGGCAGGTGCGTAACTTTGCTGCTTCACTGGAAAGAAGAGTTGATTTACCCATCCATCTTGTTGATGAAAGACTCAGTTCAATTGCTGCGGAAGATGAACTTAAGGAGGCCGGACTTTGGGACCGGAAAAGGAAAAAAAATCTGGACAGTCAGGCGGCGAAGATAATTCTGGAAACGTGGCTCGCCCGAGCTTGATGCTGCGTTTTGTGATGCCTGCCATTGCCTTGGGGTGTATGGCACTAATGCTGGTAGGAGCTTGGTTCATCTACCGCAACTGGACTTTTATGAATATCCCCCCGGAACAGGAAGGGCGTGAGGTTCTTTTCACTGTAGAACAGGGCCAGCCTCTGTGGACAATTGCCACCGATCTAGGTCGGGCCGGGCTGATCACGGATGTAAAACAGTTCCGTGAATATGCGCAGGTACAGGGCAAAGCCTCAAAAGTACGGGCAGGAGAATTCAGCCTTTGGTCCAACATGACTGCCCCGCAGATCCTTGAAACCCTGACCACCTCTTCCGGCATCCTGCATAAATTTTCCGTCCGTGAAGGACTCACATGGTGGAATACGGCGGAAAAAGCAGACCAATCGGGACTCACAGACTACGCGTCTTTTAAGAAGGCAGTATACGATCCGGAACTTCTGGCTGAATTTCATATCCCCGCCAAAAATGCGGAGGGATACCTTTTCCCGGAAACCTACCTGCTGACCCGGCCCAAAAAGGAAAGCGGCAAAGTCATAGTCAAAACTATGCTCAAAGAATTCCGTGAAGCGGCAAACAAGGCATGGAATGGTAAAATCCCCTCCCCGGCAGAAGTATACAAGACAGTAATCCTTGCTTCCCTTGTAGAGAAAGAGACAGGTGATGCAAGTGAGCGCAGAACAATTGCCGGGGTTTTCGTAAACCGTCTGAACAAAGGTTATCTACTGCAATGCGACCCTACCATCATCTACGGATTGGGAGAAACATTTGACGGAAACCTGCGCAAAAGACACCTTACTGATAAGTCCAACCCCTATAATTCTTACCAACACAGGGGGCTCCCTCCCGGACCGATATGCTCTC is a window of Maridesulfovibrio sp. DNA encoding:
- the ruvX gene encoding Holliday junction resolvase RuvX, with the translated sequence MKALGIDFGTKRVGLAITDPDQMFAFPLKVMQRTTRDAMFSELLEIIDNEKVGDIVVGLPLSMAGEDTLTTRQVRNFAASLERRVDLPIHLVDERLSSIAAEDELKEAGLWDRKRKKNLDSQAAKIILETWLARA
- the mltG gene encoding endolytic transglycosylase MltG yields the protein MGPEKEKKSGQSGGEDNSGNVARPSLMLRFVMPAIALGCMALMLVGAWFIYRNWTFMNIPPEQEGREVLFTVEQGQPLWTIATDLGRAGLITDVKQFREYAQVQGKASKVRAGEFSLWSNMTAPQILETLTTSSGILHKFSVREGLTWWNTAEKADQSGLTDYASFKKAVYDPELLAEFHIPAKNAEGYLFPETYLLTRPKKESGKVIVKTMLKEFREAANKAWNGKIPSPAEVYKTVILASLVEKETGDASERRTIAGVFVNRLNKGYLLQCDPTIIYGLGETFDGNLRKRHLTDKSNPYNSYQHRGLPPGPICSPGLESLKAAINPEKHSYLYFVAKGDGSHYFSKSLKEHNAAVKKYQLRRNRKTYRSYN